The Pseudomonadota bacterium region TGACGTCAAGGGAAACCTCGCCGACAACGTGCGGCGCCTGCGGGCGGAGCGGCAACTCTCGCAGCAGCAGCTCGCCGACCTGTCCGGTATTCCTCGCCCCACCTGGGCCAGCCTCGAAACCGGCAGCGCGAATCCCACCCTGTCGGTGCTGAGCAAAGCCGCCAACGCCCTCAACGTCTCGATCGAAGAGCTGATAGGACCACCGCGCAGCGAGATCGAGTTCCTCCCCGCCGCCAAGGTGCGCCAGCGCAGGAAACAAGGCGGATTGGTGCGCCCTCTGGTGCCCGAGGCGATCTCAGGGCTCGAGATCAGCCGGACCGAGCTCGACCCCGGCGGGAGCATGGTGGGTGTGCCGCACAAAGCGGGCACGCGGGAGTATCTGACCTGCGAACGCGGCGAGGTGGAACTGGTGGTGGCAGGTGAGCACCATCGACTGAAGGCCGGCGACATGTTGGTGTTTCGCGGCGACCAGCGCCACTCGTACGTCAACCCGGACAAGCGCCGAAAGTCCGTGTCTTTCTCAGTGGTGTGTTTCGCTGCGCGCTAGGTGCTTTGCTACCGGGTGGACCCACCAGCGTCGCCGGGGATCATGAGGTAGGTGGCGACGCCCTGCGGTGGAATGTGAATGGTGCCATCCGCAACCAGCGCGTCGGTGACGGCGCTGTAGTAGAGATGGAACCACCACATGAAGAACTCTTCGAAGGTGATCTCCCCCGCGTAGGAAGAATCGGCGTAGCGAGCCTTCAAGCTTGGGAGATGGCCGTTCAGAATCGCAATCAGGGTGGGTGTAAAGTCAGCCACGACGGCGCTGAAGCGTCCGTAGTTCGCCGTGGTGATGACAGGGATCATCAACGCGCCGGTCGCTGACACGAACCCGAGTCGCTCCAAGGTCTGCCGCGCCTCGCCAACGACTTCCTCCTGTTCAAACCAAAGGGCACCGAGGGTGTCGACGAGTTGCCGACGGCGGATCTGCAGCGCGCTATCGTCAGCGGTTTCGCCTGCGCCGATCAGCGCCTTAGGCATCCGATGAAAATCCGTGCGCTGGTTTCGCTGATTGCCGTAGACCCCGAGGATGTAAGGTCCGTAGCGCCCGGTGTGGTTACCGTAGATGCCGAAGGCCTCCCCCACAGCCCCCGCTGCCTTCTCCTGCACCGACAGGTAGTAGTGTCCGCCCGCCCGAGCCGGCCGTTCCGAAGCGATCACCTGCGCTTCCACATTGGCGATCTGGAAGTTGTCGAGCAGGCCATTGGACAGCAGGAAGAGGTCGTACTGACCACGGGTCAGATGCGAGAAGCCCTCGAGCCCGGCGAGGGCCTCGAAGGCCGCCGGCGCGTAAGCGTGAATCGCCTCGACGGTCTGAGCGATGACGCTCTCGTCGACGGGCATGTCCCTCGACACAGCGGTCAACGTCATCACCGCCACCGTCGGTGAGAGCCCTGCTGAGCCTTCCCGCGAGATAAAGCCGTGGTCGAGCAAGGTGTCCAGCGTGGTTCCGGCGTCCGTACCATCGGCAAACCGATGGCCCCGAATCTCGGACTCGCTCGCCCCTTCCTTGGCGAGCACCAGGACCCTGTCGCCATGGGTCTGCGCCAGGTTGATGGGCGGGCGGTTATCGCCCCGCGAAATCACCTTGACCTCGAAGTCCCGATGTTCGATACCCGCCGCTGATTCGGCAGCTCCACACGATGCCGCAGAGCACGCCAGCAAGGCGCCCACGAGCGAGACGCCTGCCCGCCAAGCGAATGCGTCGTGCCCCATCGCCTTCAATCGCTCACGAAGAACGGCAGGTTGTGAGCGACGGCACCACCGTGACCGTCGTAGGCGGTGACGAACAGGCGATAGGCCCCAGGGCTCTGGGGTGCCTTGAACTCGATACGAGCCGTGCCCTGCCCACTACTTATCGCGTTAGGTATCGTTGGAGGCACCGCCTCGGCGTCTCCCCCTACCCTTCGGTCGTTGCTCTCCGACCTGATCTCCCACGCGTAGCTCAGGGCGTTGCCTTCGCGGTCGATGCAGTCCACCTGGGCATACGAGGAGGAGCCGGGCTTCACCGCTTTCATCGCCACCGGCGTGACTAGGGACCGGAGTTTGGGAGCCCGGTTGGCTGGCCAGCGACCCGACCAGGCGTACGCCATCGCATCCACGCGGGGGAGCTTCTCCCCGGTGGGCAGGAACATGCCGAACCAGGTGAAGGTCGCCTCCTGTTTGCTGCCCCACAGGAACACGTAGGAGCCGAGGGAGTGGCCCGCATTGTCGTCACGGTCCCGCGTGTAGGCGGTGTAGCTCTCGCTCGCCTTGGTGCTCGGATCGGGCTCGATCGGCGCGTTCCAGGCGGTCACGGGCACCTCCCAGGTTCCCGTGACGCCGAACTCGGTGAGCATGTAGGGGCCGTCCCAACCGGCGTCACGCAAGCGTCGGCCGGCGCCCACGGCGCCGGCGTAGGAATTGATACCGAGGATGTCGAGCGCAGGGTACTGCGATTGAATCGCCTGGACCTTCGCCGGCGGCGTGCCGTCGACCACAGTCATCACCGGGTGATGGGGATCGAGGTCTTTGATGATGCCCGCCAGGTGATTGAGCTCAGTCCAGATCCGTTCATCGCTGAGGGTATTCTCGTCCCCATCGCCGTCCCAGACGCGCTCCATCTCATTGCCGAGCCCCCACAGCAGCAGCGCGGGGTGGTCCCGGTACTTGAGCACGGCGGCGCGCAGCTGCTCGCGCTGCTCCGCGACGCGGGTGGCGTCGCCGTAGTCAAAGCCGTGGCGGACGTGCTGGACCCAGAAACCCACCGCGACGGTGAGTCCCAGCTCGTGTGCGCGGTCCAGCAGGGGCTTGCCGTCTACCTCCTGCTCCAGTTGGTCGATGCCCCAGGTGCGGATGGAGTTGCCGCCTGACTGGGCCAGCACCGCCAGCGATCCGCCCGTGGTGGCCTCGCCGCTGCTGTAGCCAGCGCCCTTCACCCGATACGGCTCACCGTTTCGCAGGAGCGTGAACCCGCCGTCCACCGCCTGCACGACGCGCACCTCGGACCGGGGGCTAGGAGGCGTCTCGGCGTTCATCGCACAGGACCAAAGCGCGGTGATGGCGGCGACCAGAAGAGCCCATAGCCCTCTCCCCGACATGTTCAAAAATCACCCGTCAGCAGCTCCACCCGGGCGTAGGCCGCTTCGGCGGGGGACCAGAACCAACCCTTGGGATCCCAGGTTTGGGCGTAGAAGAGGTGGTCCCGCACCACCGTGAAGGCGGCCACCGCCTCCGTGCGTCTGCCCAACTTGGTGAGGGCTTCGCCCTTAATGAAGTAGCTCGTGCCAACATCGTTCAAGGCCCAGTATTCGAAGACCTCGTCGATGTGCGCCTTGGCCGTGAGCGAGGCTTGCATCTCGCGCGCCTTCTCTTCGTAAAGCTCAGCGCACTTGCTCGTGTACTGAATCGCGTGGTCGTAGTTGCCGGCCGTCAGGGCGAGCCACGCGTTGGTCGTGAGCGTCTCGGATGTGTAATCGCCGTAATCGATCACGGCGGCGCGGCCGGGCGACTGAGTGGCGCTGCAACCGACGAGCAGCACGCTCGTGGCCAGGAACGTGAGCAGTCCCCACAGGATGGGGCGAGTGGATGTATTCATGCTTCAACGCTAGCAACTTCCACCGCGGCCGGCTTATGGGGAATCTATCTTTTTCCTATCGTTTACCTAGGAGCGTGACCGCACGGAGGTTTGTGCCACCATGTGACGGCTGGTGTTACCGACGGATGGGGTACCCATGATCTTCCAGTGCTCCGGGGTGGAGCTGGACACGACACGCTTCTCCCTCACCAAGGACGGTGAGCCCGTCCCCGTGGCGCCGAAGGTGTTTGATCTACTGGTCTACCTGATCCGCCACCG contains the following coding sequences:
- a CDS encoding XRE family transcriptional regulator; its protein translation is MDDVKGNLADNVRRLRAERQLSQQQLADLSGIPRPTWASLETGSANPTLSVLSKAANALNVSIEELIGPPRSEIEFLPAAKVRQRRKQGGLVRPLVPEAISGLEISRTELDPGGSMVGVPHKAGTREYLTCERGEVELVVAGEHHRLKAGDMLVFRGDQRHSYVNPDKRRKSVSFSVVCFAAR
- a CDS encoding beta-glucanase precursor; its protein translation is MNTSTRPILWGLLTFLATSVLLVGCSATQSPGRAAVIDYGDYTSETLTTNAWLALTAGNYDHAIQYTSKCAELYEEKAREMQASLTAKAHIDEVFEYWALNDVGTSYFIKGEALTKLGRRTEAVAAFTVVRDHLFYAQTWDPKGWFWSPAEAAYARVELLTGDF